From Neospora caninum Liverpool complete genome, chromosome VIII, a single genomic window includes:
- a CDS encoding putative gamma-glutamylcysteine synthetase: protein MGFLEEGAPLAWRASDRYRATVKRRGVREFLKLFRHFKDNQCDRATLCWGDELEFCLVKLDYDAQIPRLLLAAECVLDELRPREALLSQALSCEPPPTWRRVLTPPAQSLLHNLTSVDNGPGRCTSFSPCGAAFASSSARSSQKDSEGEPRSSSGAPAWQISGWHPEYGRHMVEAIPGQAFRLDLDSLFYLLPSMQIRRKKIQAVMPPGCHVVSLTSFPTMGALVSDLARPGSAEKPNASCDEPSRAGSGKRGSQPNRRAAVSAVPTLSPGDFASPPAVPDPLRGCSRSIFVGDGVIQKHPRFRTLTANIRERRGKKVDITVPLFQDVCTFPGAEGASRSGAPTGDSAEAEMPQEEELRRQLMMEGKALHDGRSIYMDHMAFGMGMHCVQATFGCPSLSDARYLYDQLGVLAPLWLSLTAATPFLRGLVAATDTRWATIAGAVDCRTEEEFKTLPKSRYGAFSLYIGDHAPLRDNIDFYNDVPAPADPRAYAALIAGGVDPILARHVAFLFVRDPLVIFRDKVVECSEEDEEAVRRLEAEAQVDWGRDVYDERYQTTADFENLQSTNWNSVRFKPPPSFKKQLQQAWGQNPNSGANEDGTQSQVMQTGDGRQLRNEGEENLCATVQTHDKSGPSGHAIECWRVEFRTPEIQLTDFENAACIALITVLVQVLLEERFDLYIPMSLNEENMRRSSQINSIMTQKFWFRKDIRSASSDRSFGEFYLHEILFGVPMAPGRQTPTVALVPACLNYMERKLPSSSPYATAQLLEFFDFIRHRSQGILPTNASFFRAYLAAHPDYKRDSVVSQTISFGVCDLAVKIGQGAVRVDELFGPFADRVGMWISVDGDIQTCLGVSRPVVTSDFPCPLAGGIASVREQHCDNVPAAEDSQAFVLGMKQRTPENPLGSNGDGVSFSPEEDCPCDFERTTMKGSLCFDSGLAFYLGGCVPFTLQKAWKGKKLKSYLGFRYGEIVGEVAKRDFGIQEDPNGAIKCEFPGSCRRPSTITNEDATWAWMLSTAVGGRDTDTGASDENGSTSCPSLGEICDIPDEAKAEKRYSGSSEQEGACSQA from the exons ATGGGGTTCTtggaggaaggcgcgccgCTGGCCTGGAGAGCCTCGGATAGATACAGAGCGACAgtgaaacggagaggcgtcCGCGAATTCTTGAAGCTGTTTCGCCACTTCAAAGACAACCAATGTGACCGCGCCACTCTCTGTTGGGGCGACGAACTAG AGTTCTGCCTCGTCAAACTGGATTATGACGCCCAAATTCCACGGCTTCTGTTAGCCGCCGAGT GCGTGTTGGACGAACTCCGGCCAAGAGAAGCTTTGCTGTCGCAGGCCCTTTCGTGTGAGCCGCCGCCGACGTGGCGTCGCGTGTTGACTCCGCCTGCGCAGTCGCTGTTGCACAACCTGACTTCTGTGGATAACGGCCCGGGCCGCTGcacttcgttctctccttgtggcgccgccttcgcgtcttcctctgcgcgttCGAGCcagaaagacagcgaaggagagccGCGCAGCAGCTCCGGCGCACCGGCGTGGCAGATCAGTGGATGGCACCCCGAGTATGGGCGGCACATGGTTGAAGCCATCCCGGGACAAGCGTTTCGTCTGGACTTGGATTCGCTCTTCTACCTCCTTCCCTCCATGCAGATCCGACGAAAAAAGATCCAG GCTGTTATGCCACCAGGCTGCCACGTGGTCTCGCTGACGAGTTTTCCCACGATGGGTGCACTCGTCTCGGACCTTGCAAGGCCCGGCTCTGCAGAAAAGCCGAACGCTTCGTGCGACGAGCCGAGCCGAGCGGGATCGGGAAAACGGGGATCACAACCGAATCGGCGCGCTGCGGTCTCCGCTGTACCTACACTTTCCCCTGGAGacttcgcctcgccccccgCCGTTCCTGATCCTCTTCGCGGCTGCAGCAGGAGCATTTTTGTCGGCGACGGAGTCATTCAAAAGCACCCGCGGTTCCGCACCCTCACTGCGAACATCCGCGA GCGGCGAGGCAAAAAGGTCGACATTACTGTTCCGCTGTTTCAAGATGTCTGCACATTTCCTGGTGCGGAAGGAGCAAGCAGGAGTGGCGCGCCTACTGGCGATTCAGCCGAGGCGGAGATGCCACAAG AGGAGGAGTTGCGGCGGCAACTCATGATGGAGGGAAAGGCTCTGCATGACGGGCGATCGATCTACATGGACCACATGGCCTTCGGCATGGGCATGCACTGTGTGCAAGCGACTTTCGGCTGTCCCTCCCTTTCCGATGCACGATACCTGTATGATCAGTTGGGTGTCCTTGCTCCTTTGTGGCTCTCG CTGACTGCGGCCACGCCGTTCCTTCGGGGGCTGGTCGCGGCGACAGACACGCGTTGGGCGACGATTGCCGGCGCTGTCGATTGCCGCACCGAGGAGGAATTCAAGACTTTGCCCAAGTCTCGCTACGGCGCGTTCTCGCTGTATATAGGTGACCATGCTCCTTTACGAGAT AACATCGACTTCTACAACGATGTTCCCGCTCCCGCCGACCCGCGGGCGTATGCGGCCTTAATTGCAGGCGGAGTTGATCCTATCCTCGCTCGCCAcgtcgcgtttttgtttGTACGGGACCCGTTGGTGATCTTTCGAGACAAGGTTGTGGAGTGttcggaagaagacgaagaggcagtgCGGCGCCTCGAGGCCGAGGCCCAGGTCGACTGGGGACGGGATGTCTATGACGAGAGGTATCAAACGACAGCGGACTTCGAGAACCTTCAGTCCACAAACTGGAATTCCGTTCGATTCAAACCGCCGCCGTCTTTCAAAAAACAACTCCAACAAGCTTGGGGACAAAACCCGAATTCGGGGGCAAACGAAGACGGCACGCAAAGCCAAGTTATGCAGACGGGAGACGGGCGGCAGCtgagaaacgagggagaggaaaatcTCTGCGCaactgtacagacacacgaCAAGAGTGGGCCAAGTGGACACGCCATCGAGTGTTGGAGGGTCGAGTTCCGCACACCCGAGATCCAGCTAACGGACTTTGAAAATGCTGCATGCATTGCGCTCATCACGGTCCTTGTACAG GTTCTTCTAGAGGAGCGTTTCGACTTGTATATTCCCATGTCCTTGAACGAGGAGAACATGCGGCGTTCGAGTCAAATCAATTCGATCATGACGCAGAAGTTTTGGTTCCGTAAAGACATCAGATCGGCTTCTTCCGATCGCTCCTTTGGAGAGTTCTACCTCCACGAAATTCTCTTTGGCGTTCCCATGGCACCCGGACGCCAAACACCTACTGTCGCCCTTGTTCCGGCGTGTCTAAACTACATGGAGCGAAAGCTGCCTAGTAGCTCGCCCTACGCCACTGCACAACTTTTGGAGTTTTTCGATTTTATTCGTCATCGATCGCAAGGCATTCTTCCGACAAATGCGTCCTTCTTCCGAGCTTACCTAGCTGCACACCCTGACTACAAGCGTGATTCTGTGGTATCCCAGACAATAAGCTTTGGCGTATGTGATTTAGCGGTGAAGATAGGGCAAGGCGCTGTTCGCGTTGATGAGCTTTTTGGGCCGTTTGCAGATCGCGTGGGAATGTGGATTTCAGTTGACGGAGATATCCAAACATGCCTGGGCGTTTCGAGGCCCGTGGTGACGTCTGATTTCCCCTGTCCACTCGCGGGCGGCATCGCGTCTGTGCGTGAACAGCACTGTGATAACGTTCCCGCTGCCGAAGATTCTCAGGCGTTCGTGCTTGGGATGAAGCAACGAACTCCAGAGAACCCCTTAGGCAGCAATGGCGACGgagtttccttttccccggaAGAAGACTGTCCCTGCGATTTTGAGAGAACCACCATGAAgggttctctctgcttcgacTCTGGGCTCGCCTTTTACCTCGGAGGCTGTGTACCTTTCACATTGCAGAAGGCATGGAAAGGCAAAAAACTTAAGAGTTATCTTGGCTTCAGATATGGGGAAATCGTCGGTGAAGTGGCAAAGAGAGATTTCGGAATCCAAGAAGACCCCAACGGCGCCATCAAGTGCGAATTCCCTGGCTCATGTCGCCGCCCCAGCACGATCACCAATGAGGACGCGACATGGGCATGGATGCTCTCCACTGCAGTGGGAGGGCGTGACACAGACACTGGCGCTTCCGATGAGAATGGGTCCACTTCTTGTCCAAGCTTGGGCGAGATCTGTGACATTCCTGACGAagcaaaagcagagaaaagataTAGTGGATCTAGTGAGCAGGAGGGAGCCTGCTCTCAGGCATAA